One stretch of Natronobacterium gregoryi SP2 DNA includes these proteins:
- a CDS encoding glycoside hydrolase family 15 protein: protein MKYPPLRDYGIVGNDDRCALVSRDGSIDWCCFPHLEDESVFARILDVDRGGHFAVSPAAEYESSHRYRDRTNVLETTFETTTGQATITDCMPIRDGDAGGEDFQQAFYRLLECDRGSVDLDLAFAPRFDYARTKPAFDHVEDGVMARGDDESLFLSADGALGDDLEVADADATVTASVSLEAGERCWTGIQYGGREPLASIDLEETLDETTRYWRDWVCETCDAVDSMPERWTEMVVRSQLVLKLLIHHETGAIPAAATTSIPEEIGSDRTWDYRYNWVRDAKFTVQALHDTGHQKEARQYFDWFADIARTEPADIQPLYGLHGEADITERELAHLSGYRDIGPVRIGNGAAPQRQLDAYGTIVQAVYETVQFDESRELSEDEWDAIRDIVDYACKHWEEPDPGIWEFRDEHRHFLHSKLLCWVALDRGIALATENDLEAPLEAWNDDREAIREAIEERGFSERAHSFVQHFETDEAIDATALLLPIYEFLPADDDRVQATIDTVIDRLTTDDGLVLRFVDTDVRRDEAEAFVLCSFWLVDALVLSNRLERAEEYFENVLECASPLGLYSEKIDPEDGQLLGNFPQAFSHLGLINSVTYLARALEHDGDVRPEDFHPDNVETLFRRGDRPEP, encoded by the coding sequence GGTGTTGCTTTCCCCACCTCGAGGACGAAAGCGTCTTCGCTCGGATTCTCGACGTCGACCGTGGCGGCCACTTCGCCGTCTCTCCGGCCGCCGAGTACGAGTCGAGCCACCGCTATCGCGACCGGACGAACGTCCTCGAGACGACCTTCGAGACGACCACTGGGCAGGCGACGATCACCGACTGCATGCCGATCAGGGACGGTGACGCGGGCGGCGAAGACTTCCAGCAGGCGTTCTACCGGCTCCTCGAGTGCGATCGCGGGAGCGTCGACCTCGACCTCGCGTTCGCACCGCGGTTCGACTACGCCCGGACGAAGCCGGCGTTCGACCACGTCGAAGACGGCGTGATGGCACGCGGCGACGACGAGTCGCTGTTCCTGTCCGCCGACGGCGCGCTCGGAGACGACCTCGAGGTCGCCGACGCCGACGCGACCGTTACGGCCAGCGTCTCGCTCGAGGCCGGCGAGAGGTGTTGGACGGGCATCCAGTACGGCGGTCGTGAGCCGCTGGCGTCGATCGATCTCGAGGAGACGCTCGACGAGACGACCCGGTACTGGCGCGACTGGGTGTGCGAGACCTGCGACGCGGTCGATTCGATGCCCGAACGCTGGACCGAGATGGTCGTTCGCTCACAGCTCGTATTGAAGCTCCTGATCCACCACGAGACGGGAGCGATCCCCGCCGCTGCGACGACGTCGATTCCGGAAGAGATCGGCTCCGACCGGACCTGGGACTACCGGTACAACTGGGTCCGCGACGCGAAGTTCACGGTGCAGGCGTTACACGACACCGGCCACCAGAAAGAAGCCCGACAGTACTTCGACTGGTTCGCCGACATCGCCCGGACAGAGCCGGCCGACATCCAGCCGCTGTACGGCCTCCACGGTGAGGCCGACATCACCGAACGCGAACTGGCCCACCTCTCCGGGTATCGGGACATCGGCCCGGTCAGAATCGGCAACGGCGCAGCACCCCAGCGCCAGCTCGACGCCTACGGGACGATCGTCCAGGCCGTCTACGAGACCGTCCAGTTCGACGAGTCACGCGAACTCTCGGAAGACGAGTGGGACGCGATCCGCGACATCGTCGACTACGCCTGCAAGCACTGGGAGGAGCCCGACCCTGGCATCTGGGAGTTTCGCGACGAACATCGTCACTTCCTGCACTCGAAACTACTGTGCTGGGTCGCACTCGACCGCGGGATCGCGCTGGCGACCGAAAACGACCTCGAGGCACCGCTCGAGGCCTGGAACGACGACCGCGAGGCGATCCGCGAGGCCATCGAAGAGCGTGGCTTCAGCGAAAGGGCACACAGCTTCGTCCAGCACTTCGAGACCGACGAGGCCATCGACGCGACCGCACTCTTGCTCCCGATCTACGAGTTCCTCCCGGCCGACGACGACCGCGTCCAGGCGACGATCGACACCGTCATCGATCGGCTGACGACAGACGACGGGCTCGTCCTCCGGTTCGTCGACACCGACGTCCGGCGCGACGAGGCGGAGGCGTTCGTCCTCTGTTCGTTCTGGCTCGTCGACGCACTCGTCCTCTCGAACCGCCTCGAGCGTGCCGAGGAGTACTTCGAGAACGTCCTCGAGTGTGCCAGCCCGCTCGGACTCTACTCCGAGAAGATCGATCCCGAAGACGGCCAACTACTCGGGAACTTCCCACAGGCGTTCTCCCACCTCGGGCTGATAAACAGCGTGACGTATCTCGCGCGGGCACTCGAGCACGACGGCGACGTCCGACCCGAGGATTTCCACCCCGACAACGTCGAAACGCTGTTCAGGCGGGGGGACCGTCCCGAACCGTGA
- a CDS encoding oligosaccharide flippase family protein codes for MRLGQTSVIYFISKVAASVIGFLATIYFTRTLGEDIYGFYAITLALVSWLGLVKSVGFGQAIIKRMSEGEAPNEYLAAGFITKISLTLPVIIAIVVFSDQVNAYVGQPVSEFVIVLLVVSILKNIVSSALKGTHRIHVYAPLFTLKEVGRSVSMVVLVALSWGLSGMLAGHALGTLIIAIIGLWIVRPTVVVPKRHHFSQLFDFAKFSWLGSMRKKTFSEMDILVLGAFVSSGYVGIYSVAYTLGKFLDTFGDAMESTLFPELSKQSSSGDVNMVRALTNDALSYAGLFLIPGVVGAEILGERLMLLYGEGFGIGTHVLTILLLGILAYSYNKQLLNTLNAIDRPDLAFRANAVFIGANLVLNVALVYSIGWIGAAIATATSAAIGLVCSFYYTRRHVGFRVPVGEISRQILAALFMGIVVYSARAVGETHPVAAYNEVFVVSLVGLGAAVYFLVLLAISRTFRTTVSRNLPVDVPLAGS; via the coding sequence ATGCGTCTTGGACAGACATCGGTTATTTACTTCATTTCAAAAGTCGCTGCCTCTGTCATCGGGTTTTTGGCAACGATATATTTTACACGGACGTTGGGAGAAGACATCTATGGGTTCTATGCTATCACTCTCGCGCTCGTTTCCTGGCTCGGGCTCGTAAAGAGCGTGGGGTTCGGACAGGCAATTATCAAGCGAATGAGTGAAGGAGAAGCGCCAAACGAGTATCTTGCCGCAGGATTTATTACCAAAATATCGCTCACACTACCCGTTATAATCGCAATAGTTGTATTTAGTGACCAAGTGAACGCCTATGTTGGACAACCAGTTTCTGAGTTTGTAATCGTATTGCTAGTAGTGTCGATACTTAAGAATATAGTTAGTTCTGCACTCAAGGGGACCCACCGAATCCACGTTTATGCACCACTATTTACGCTGAAAGAGGTTGGTAGGAGCGTCAGTATGGTCGTTCTTGTGGCACTCAGTTGGGGACTTTCCGGTATGCTTGCCGGCCATGCACTCGGGACACTCATAATTGCTATTATCGGACTCTGGATCGTCCGGCCTACAGTCGTAGTTCCGAAACGCCATCATTTTAGTCAGTTATTCGATTTCGCGAAATTTTCCTGGCTCGGAAGTATGCGGAAGAAAACGTTCAGTGAGATGGATATTCTTGTACTCGGTGCGTTTGTTTCTTCTGGATATGTAGGGATTTACTCCGTTGCATATACTCTCGGAAAGTTCTTAGACACTTTTGGAGATGCAATGGAAAGCACACTGTTTCCCGAATTAAGCAAACAATCCTCCTCTGGTGATGTCAACATGGTTCGGGCACTCACAAACGACGCGCTCTCTTATGCGGGCCTGTTCCTAATTCCAGGGGTAGTCGGCGCAGAAATTCTTGGAGAACGTCTAATGTTGCTCTACGGTGAGGGGTTTGGCATCGGCACCCACGTACTGACGATTCTACTTCTCGGTATCCTTGCCTACTCTTATAACAAACAGCTGCTTAATACCCTCAACGCGATCGACCGTCCCGACCTCGCATTCCGAGCGAACGCCGTCTTCATTGGGGCCAATCTCGTGCTTAACGTTGCACTCGTCTACAGCATCGGATGGATCGGCGCAGCGATCGCGACAGCAACCTCCGCTGCAATCGGACTGGTCTGTAGCTTCTACTACACCCGACGCCACGTCGGATTCCGAGTCCCAGTCGGCGAAATCTCGAGACAGATCCTCGCCGCCCTGTTCATGGGGATCGTCGTCTACAGCGCTCGAGCCGTCGGCGAAACCCATCCCGTCGCCGCCTACAACGAGGTGTTCGTCGTCTCGCTGGTCGGCCTCGGTGCTGCCGTCTACTTCCTCGTTTTGCTCGCCATCTCGAGGACGTTCCGAACGACCGTCTCGAGGAACCTTCCGGTCGACGTTCCGCTGGCGGGTAGCTGA
- the aglM gene encoding UDP-glucose 6-dehydrogenase AglM, giving the protein MNVSIVGSGYVGTTVAACLADLGHDVVNVEIDEDIVETINAGEAPIHESGLEQRIADNAGTSLRATTDYASVRDTEVTILCLPTPQSEDGSLDLAPMRAGTEMLGEALADKGGDHLVVVKSTVLPGTTEDVVAPILEETAGMHLDEGLEVAMNPEFLRMGTAVGDFLEPDKVVVGTRTDEAAATLRGLYAPILGNDGTHLVETDVREAELIKYANNAFLAAKVSLVNELGNVAKEYGADAYEVLAAVGLDDRISERFMRSGLGWGGSCFPKDVAALRAGAREQGYDPDLLDAVVAVNDEQPRRLVALLADHVDLEGARIAVLGLSFKPGTDDIRKSRALDVLEHLESRGATVVAYDPVAMDNVREKYPDLDLEFADSAEAALEGADGAVVATDWPEFDDLAFDGMRRAVLVDGRRVDIDEDDLEVYEGLTW; this is encoded by the coding sequence ATGAACGTCTCTATCGTCGGCAGCGGCTACGTCGGTACGACCGTCGCCGCCTGCCTCGCCGACCTGGGTCACGACGTCGTCAACGTCGAGATCGACGAAGACATCGTCGAAACGATCAACGCGGGCGAAGCGCCGATCCACGAGTCCGGCCTCGAGCAGCGCATCGCCGACAACGCAGGCACCAGCCTCCGGGCGACCACGGACTACGCCAGTGTCCGTGACACCGAGGTCACCATCCTCTGTCTCCCGACGCCCCAAAGCGAGGACGGCAGCCTGGACCTCGCGCCGATGCGTGCCGGGACGGAGATGCTCGGTGAGGCCCTCGCCGACAAAGGCGGCGACCACCTCGTGGTCGTCAAGAGCACGGTCCTTCCCGGCACCACCGAGGACGTCGTCGCACCGATCCTCGAGGAGACAGCCGGCATGCACCTCGACGAGGGACTCGAGGTCGCGATGAACCCCGAGTTCCTCCGGATGGGCACTGCCGTGGGCGATTTCCTCGAGCCGGACAAGGTCGTCGTCGGCACCCGCACCGACGAGGCGGCCGCCACTCTCCGGGGGCTCTACGCGCCCATTCTCGGGAACGACGGCACTCACCTCGTCGAGACCGACGTCCGCGAGGCCGAACTCATCAAGTACGCGAACAACGCCTTCCTCGCCGCCAAAGTCTCGCTGGTCAACGAACTCGGCAACGTCGCCAAGGAGTACGGCGCGGACGCCTACGAGGTGCTCGCGGCGGTCGGCCTCGACGACCGCATCTCCGAGCGATTCATGCGCTCGGGGCTGGGCTGGGGCGGCTCCTGTTTCCCGAAAGACGTCGCTGCACTTCGAGCGGGCGCACGCGAACAGGGGTACGACCCCGACCTGCTCGACGCCGTCGTCGCGGTCAACGACGAGCAGCCGCGTCGGCTCGTCGCTCTCCTCGCGGACCACGTCGACCTCGAGGGTGCCCGCATCGCGGTTCTCGGCCTCTCGTTCAAGCCGGGCACGGACGACATCCGGAAGTCCCGCGCACTGGACGTTCTCGAGCACCTCGAGAGCCGGGGCGCGACGGTCGTCGCCTACGACCCCGTCGCCATGGACAACGTCCGCGAAAAGTATCCCGACCTCGATCTCGAGTTCGCCGACTCCGCCGAAGCGGCACTCGAGGGGGCAGACGGCGCGGTCGTCGCGACCGACTGGCCGGAGTTCGACGACCTCGCGTTCGACGGGATGCGCCGGGCGGTCCTCGTCGACGGCCGGCGCGTCGACATCGACGAGGACGACCTCGAAGTGTACGAGGGTCTGACCTGGTAA
- a CDS encoding DUF5789 family protein: protein MGVRPPSNGDDDEPESVEFGIAAVDARLKHADLSFPASKDDVAAELGNERIPYDVHGNDVSLGEMLAEVESTEFRSRQELLNELHEPFEEYRREHSGGVFQQVRSMLPF, encoded by the coding sequence ATGGGAGTCCGGCCACCATCGAACGGAGACGACGACGAACCCGAGAGCGTCGAGTTCGGCATCGCTGCCGTCGACGCTCGTCTCAAGCACGCTGATCTCTCTTTTCCAGCCTCGAAAGACGACGTCGCCGCCGAACTCGGGAACGAACGCATCCCGTACGACGTCCACGGCAACGACGTCTCGCTCGGCGAGATGCTCGCAGAAGTCGAGTCGACGGAGTTTCGCTCCCGTCAGGAACTGCTGAACGAACTCCACGAACCGTTCGAGGAGTACCGCCGGGAACACTCCGGCGGCGTCTTCCAGCAAGTACGGTCGATGCTTCCGTTCTAG
- a CDS encoding IS200/IS605 family transposon protein TnpB translates to MQRTNTFEVRPLSVNDEELLLDVLDASAALWNEVNYERRQNFFNGESVWEVSDYRERYKDVLGSATAQQIIRKNKSAWKSFLSLNEKWKDGDLDEKPSPPGYWGNEDDGRELSTLIRNDMYSVEFGDRSRLEIPIGSKLKDEYDYGYYERLRLEVAGEPKWTGEQGRLELTYDETTDTFRAIQPVEVPDSARDSPLASEEAALDIGANNLVACTTTAGDQYVYEGRSLCERFRETTEEIAHCQSLLDDQRRTSKRIDRLYDKRTKRRNHAQDALVRDLVEQLYEDGVYQLYVGDLGDVLETHWVAEVNEKTHNFWAFGRFVQRLESVCEEYGIEVCEESEEWTTQQCPKCNERDNTHRNEDYSRCNECGFEGHADLAASRVFLEKETSESVGLMAQPVCFEWDDHEWSEVSYSPVRVSPKEAHTNQSTYVVGKLASVDSA, encoded by the coding sequence ATGCAGCGCACTAACACGTTCGAGGTACGCCCTCTATCCGTCAACGACGAGGAGCTACTTCTCGACGTGTTAGATGCGTCCGCTGCACTCTGGAACGAGGTCAACTACGAGCGACGCCAGAACTTCTTCAACGGCGAATCCGTTTGGGAAGTTTCTGATTATCGAGAACGCTACAAAGACGTTCTCGGCAGCGCAACCGCTCAACAAATCATTCGGAAGAACAAGTCGGCGTGGAAGTCCTTCCTCTCGCTCAACGAGAAATGGAAGGACGGAGACCTCGACGAGAAACCCTCGCCCCCAGGTTACTGGGGAAACGAGGACGACGGTCGAGAACTCTCCACGCTCATCCGTAACGACATGTACTCGGTAGAGTTCGGCGACCGCTCCCGACTCGAAATTCCAATCGGAAGCAAGCTGAAAGACGAGTACGACTACGGGTACTACGAGCGGTTGCGCTTAGAAGTCGCTGGCGAGCCAAAGTGGACTGGCGAGCAAGGCCGCCTCGAACTCACGTACGACGAGACCACCGACACGTTCAGAGCAATTCAACCCGTAGAAGTTCCTGATTCTGCGCGGGATTCACCACTGGCTTCAGAAGAGGCTGCTCTGGACATCGGTGCGAACAATCTGGTCGCCTGCACTACCACTGCAGGCGACCAGTACGTGTACGAAGGGCGGTCCTTGTGCGAGCGATTCCGTGAGACTACGGAAGAGATAGCGCACTGCCAGTCCTTGCTGGACGACCAGCGTCGGACGAGCAAGCGCATCGACCGCTTGTACGATAAGCGGACGAAGCGTCGCAACCATGCTCAAGACGCTCTCGTTCGAGACCTCGTCGAACAACTGTACGAAGATGGTGTGTACCAACTCTACGTTGGCGACCTCGGCGACGTGCTGGAAACGCACTGGGTTGCCGAGGTCAACGAGAAGACACACAATTTCTGGGCGTTCGGACGCTTCGTCCAGCGTCTCGAAAGCGTCTGCGAGGAGTATGGTATCGAGGTCTGTGAAGAGTCTGAAGAATGGACGACCCAACAGTGTCCAAAGTGCAACGAGCGAGACAATACTCATCGAAACGAAGACTATTCTCGGTGCAATGAGTGCGGTTTCGAGGGACATGCCGACCTTGCTGCGAGTCGAGTGTTCCTTGAAAAAGAGACGAGTGAATCGGTCGGGCTGATGGCTCAGCCTGTGTGCTTCGAGTGGGACGACCACGAATGGTCGGAGGTATCATACTCTCCCGTCAGGGTAAGTCCCAAAGAAGCTCACACGAACCAGAGTACCTACGTTGTAGGGAAACTTGCCTCTGTGGATTCAGCATAG
- a CDS encoding winged-helix domain-containing protein, which produces MSLKDGLILEFLEEHDLELPAKPLYRNLNRHGHEIGYSTVRQRLGELEDHGLIEKVDDAGYYQISQKGQAYLAGEVALSDLETNGDA; this is translated from the coding sequence ATGTCGTTGAAAGATGGGCTCATCCTCGAGTTCCTCGAAGAGCACGATCTCGAGCTCCCCGCGAAACCGCTATACCGGAACCTGAATCGACACGGACACGAGATCGGATACTCGACCGTTCGACAACGATTAGGCGAACTCGAAGACCACGGACTAATCGAGAAAGTCGACGACGCGGGCTACTACCAGATAAGCCAGAAGGGTCAGGCATATCTTGCGGGAGAAGTGGCTCTCAGCGATCTCGAGACCAACGGCGATGCGTAA
- a CDS encoding antitoxin VapB family protein → MSREITISEDVYRELKRETEDRSFSDVIRDHLEEGRRLADVTGEGVLDRKTHGAVEDDVRELSRGTLSRVDER, encoded by the coding sequence GTGAGCAGGGAGATCACCATCTCGGAAGACGTGTACCGGGAGCTGAAACGGGAGACGGAAGATCGGAGTTTCAGCGACGTCATTCGAGACCACCTCGAGGAGGGACGGCGGCTCGCCGACGTCACGGGTGAGGGAGTCCTCGACCGGAAAACGCACGGCGCCGTCGAGGACGACGTTCGAGAACTGAGTCGTGGAACGCTCTCGAGGGTCGACGAGCGGTGA
- a CDS encoding ribbon-helix-helix domain-containing protein: protein MTEYTTVSIPKDLADRVDETIEGTSFQSTSDLVRFLLRSIVIQHQKEGQLTEAEFEEITEQLRGLGYLE from the coding sequence ATGACGGAATATACGACGGTTTCGATCCCGAAAGACCTCGCGGACCGCGTCGACGAGACGATCGAGGGGACGAGCTTCCAGAGCACGAGCGACCTCGTCCGGTTCCTGCTGCGCAGCATCGTCATCCAGCACCAGAAGGAAGGCCAGCTCACGGAAGCCGAGTTCGAGGAGATCACCGAACAGCTCCGGGGACTGGGCTACCTCGAGTGA
- a CDS encoding antitoxin VapB family protein, whose product MGTKTVSIRGDVYERLRARKRDDESFSALLERLLEESEPDWEATFGTLSSEDTGGLEEVVARVRAESDRGHIDRQRGALEAFGEVTDEETNSE is encoded by the coding sequence ATGGGGACGAAGACGGTCAGTATCCGGGGCGACGTCTACGAGCGACTACGCGCCCGGAAGCGCGACGACGAGAGTTTCAGTGCCCTCCTCGAGCGGCTACTCGAGGAGTCCGAACCCGACTGGGAGGCGACGTTCGGAACGCTCTCGAGCGAGGATACAGGGGGCCTCGAGGAGGTCGTCGCTCGAGTGCGGGCTGAATCCGACAGGGGACACATCGATCGGCAGCGTGGTGCACTCGAGGCGTTCGGTGAGGTGACCGACGAGGAAACGAATAGTGAGTGA
- the aglF gene encoding UTP--glucose-1-phosphate uridylyltransferase AglF, whose product MQAVVLAAGKGTRLRPLTEDKPKVLVEVDGKPLIEDVFDNLLEVGASEFIVVVGYQKEQIIDRYGDEYEGVPITYTHQREQLGLAHAILQAEPHVDDDFMLMLGDNVFRSNLGDVINRQQEDRADAAFLVEEVPWEEASRYGVLDTNEYGEIVEVMEKPDDPPSNLVMTGFYTFTPAIFHACHLVQPSDRGEYELPDAIDLLIQSGRTIDAIRMDGWRIDVGYPEDRDRAEQRLENGDEIEASQIEVDD is encoded by the coding sequence ATGCAAGCAGTCGTACTGGCCGCGGGCAAGGGAACACGCCTCCGGCCACTCACCGAGGACAAGCCGAAGGTCCTCGTCGAGGTCGACGGGAAACCGCTCATCGAGGACGTCTTCGACAACCTCCTCGAGGTCGGCGCAAGCGAGTTCATCGTCGTCGTCGGCTACCAGAAAGAACAGATCATCGACCGCTACGGCGACGAGTACGAGGGTGTGCCGATCACCTACACCCACCAGCGCGAGCAGCTCGGACTGGCCCACGCGATTCTCCAGGCCGAGCCACACGTCGACGACGACTTCATGTTGATGTTGGGGGACAACGTCTTCCGGTCGAATCTCGGCGACGTCATCAATCGCCAGCAGGAAGACCGCGCCGATGCCGCGTTCCTCGTCGAGGAGGTCCCCTGGGAGGAAGCCAGCCGGTACGGCGTCCTCGACACCAACGAGTACGGCGAGATCGTCGAGGTGATGGAGAAACCCGACGATCCACCCTCCAATCTCGTCATGACCGGCTTCTACACGTTCACGCCGGCGATCTTCCACGCCTGTCATCTCGTGCAACCGAGCGACCGCGGCGAGTACGAGCTCCCCGACGCGATCGACCTGCTGATCCAGTCCGGTCGCACGATCGACGCCATCCGCATGGACGGCTGGCGGATCGATGTCGGCTACCCCGAGGACCGCGACCGGGCCGAACAGCGACTCGAGAACGGCGACGAAATCGAAGCCTCCCAGATCGAAGTCGACGACTGA
- the aglJ gene encoding S-layer glycoprotein N-glycosyltransferase AglJ, whose amino-acid sequence MENDGTLAHSDRGGEVIAMSEAETTREISSEEVCVLIPTLDEAATVGDVIDGFHEQGYGNVVVIDGGSEDDTQEIAREHGATVLVQSGDGKGQAVREAVDYIDVPYVLMLDGDGTYDPTDAETMLEPLSRGYEHVIGNRFADMDDDAMRALNGFGNRMINRSFRFIHGADYDDILSGYRAFTADSFERLSLDSDGFTIETELAVECVKHGIDTTVVPISYSARPEESETNLHPIRDGGTIILALYSLAKTNNPLFYFGSLGVSGIAAGGVVAAYVLWQWVQYGQGHEILAVVAAAGILLGVQLLMFGVLSDMFVTLHREQRRRLEQITRERREAGETDDDR is encoded by the coding sequence ATGGAAAATGACGGAACACTCGCGCACTCGGACCGTGGCGGGGAGGTCATCGCCATGAGCGAGGCCGAGACGACGCGCGAGATTTCGTCCGAAGAGGTGTGTGTCCTCATACCCACCCTAGACGAGGCAGCCACGGTCGGCGACGTGATTGACGGCTTCCACGAACAGGGCTACGGGAACGTCGTCGTCATCGACGGCGGCTCCGAGGACGACACCCAGGAGATCGCCCGCGAGCACGGTGCGACCGTCCTCGTCCAGTCTGGCGACGGGAAGGGCCAGGCCGTTCGCGAGGCCGTCGACTACATCGACGTTCCCTACGTCCTGATGCTCGACGGCGACGGCACCTACGATCCCACGGACGCCGAAACGATGCTCGAGCCGCTCTCGAGGGGCTACGAGCACGTGATCGGCAACCGCTTTGCAGACATGGACGACGACGCGATGCGCGCGCTGAACGGCTTCGGGAACCGGATGATCAACCGCTCGTTTCGCTTTATTCACGGCGCGGACTACGACGACATCCTCTCGGGGTATCGCGCGTTCACGGCCGATTCCTTCGAGCGACTCTCGCTGGACTCGGACGGGTTCACGATCGAGACCGAACTCGCCGTCGAGTGTGTGAAACACGGCATCGACACGACGGTCGTCCCGATCAGTTACAGCGCCCGACCCGAAGAGTCGGAGACGAACCTCCACCCGATCAGGGACGGTGGGACGATCATCCTCGCGCTGTACTCGCTTGCCAAGACCAACAACCCGCTGTTTTACTTCGGGAGTCTTGGCGTCTCGGGCATCGCCGCTGGCGGCGTCGTCGCGGCGTACGTCCTCTGGCAGTGGGTCCAGTACGGTCAGGGCCACGAGATTCTGGCGGTGGTCGCCGCGGCCGGCATCCTGCTCGGCGTCCAGTTGCTGATGTTCGGCGTGCTCTCGGATATGTTCGTCACCCTGCACCGCGAACAGCGTCGTCGCCTCGAGCAGATCACGCGAGAGCGACGCGAGGCGGGCGAGACCGACGACGACCGCTAG
- a CDS encoding MarR family transcriptional regulator, which yields MVERVPWMAPVDYEIMLFFDEHAIQVSPRVLAANIGYDRQYVSKRCRTLSEARLLNAVDTGLYQLTETGVAYLEGELDADDLENAEPE from the coding sequence ATGGTTGAGCGGGTTCCCTGGATGGCTCCTGTCGACTACGAGATCATGCTTTTCTTCGACGAGCACGCGATACAGGTCTCTCCGCGAGTTCTCGCGGCGAACATCGGGTACGACCGCCAGTACGTGAGCAAACGCTGTCGGACCCTCTCGGAAGCAAGATTGCTGAACGCCGTCGACACTGGCCTGTATCAACTGACGGAAACCGGAGTGGCATATCTCGAGGGGGAACTCGATGCGGACGACCTCGAGAACGCCGAACCCGAGTAA